From one Tetragenococcus osmophilus genomic stretch:
- a CDS encoding endonuclease/exonuclease/phosphatase family protein: MKVLTLNVHGWMEKFASKKIKQLAQVIATKDYDVIALQEVNQPMKEEVIEHKRFIKPTQEVNLVPLKKGNYAGVLVKELERLKKYYFWTWSANHKGYDKYDEGLAILSKTPQKSQVINISHTIEYRNIGTRNILKSKISIFNKKWLIFNGHFSWWKGSEDNQIFKHEWDKAQIALNENTKENIIFMGDFNNEASAYNEGYDYVLKTTPFLSDSYTIAQENYGYATMEGKIDGWKTTSDSKRIDYVFVSDKLT; this comes from the coding sequence ATGAAGGTTTTAACATTAAATGTACACGGATGGATGGAAAAATTTGCTAGTAAAAAAATAAAACAACTAGCGCAAGTGATAGCAACTAAAGATTATGATGTGATCGCTCTTCAAGAAGTTAATCAGCCTATGAAAGAAGAAGTGATTGAACATAAGCGTTTTATAAAACCCACTCAGGAAGTTAATCTTGTTCCATTAAAAAAAGGTAATTATGCGGGAGTTTTGGTCAAAGAACTAGAGAGACTTAAAAAATATTATTTTTGGACTTGGAGTGCTAATCATAAAGGTTATGATAAATATGATGAGGGACTAGCTATTTTGTCAAAAACACCACAAAAATCCCAGGTAATAAATATTTCTCATACTATAGAATACCGCAATATAGGCACTAGAAATATCTTAAAAAGTAAAATATCAATTTTTAATAAAAAGTGGTTAATTTTTAATGGTCATTTTTCTTGGTGGAAAGGTTCAGAAGATAATCAAATTTTCAAACATGAATGGGATAAAGCTCAAATCGCTCTTAATGAAAATACGAAAGAAAATATTATTTTTATGGGAGATTTTAATAATGAAGCTAGTGCTTATAATGAAGGGTACGATTATGTTTTAAAAACAACGCCTTTTTTAAGTGACTCTTATACAATCGCACAAGAAAATTACGGATATGCAACCATGGAAGGAAAAATCGATGGTTGGAAAACAACTTCTGATAGTAAACGAATTGATTATGTTTTTGTTAGTGATAAATTAACCTGA
- a CDS encoding IS1380 family transposase, with the protein MSFTLQQKSLTFNAQKEITVANDGGSLTNDAGLILVAEFLKQIHFDSLLAQYVHIPDPRCFVQHEWLDVLKQWLYQLIAGYSRDRDANTLQYDRLFQEALKQGRLSSQSMMSTLLHTLTKENVGQLSQVAKRLADFGMDHQNSQHFILDLDSTSCTTYGQQEEAEFIYHYGVNGYHPFVAFEGLTGLALDVRHRHGKSYTSTHAEDYLVEMLDRYQQRSEDPLLLVRGDSGFAKPEIYEQCEQRKAHYVIKLKNNARLIDQAQHQVQYTNGTDYTKTEHQYFKVNYQANSWDRPRTVAIKATRKGGYLLFSEFQFVVTDFANLSPKTIFQLYQKRGNMENFIKEMKTGFFADKTDSHSFLANKARLALSFLAYNIIHLMKQMTFPQEKKATVIDTIRFQLFHIAGRVTEHARKIQVHLSSTHVYNKLFWEVLTRIQLLKL; encoded by the coding sequence ATGTCTTTCACTTTACAACAAAAATCGCTCACATTCAATGCCCAAAAAGAAATCACGGTCGCCAACGATGGCGGAAGCTTAACCAATGATGCGGGGCTTATCTTGGTCGCTGAATTTTTAAAACAAATTCATTTTGACTCATTGTTAGCCCAATATGTTCATATCCCGGATCCTCGTTGTTTCGTTCAACATGAATGGTTGGACGTATTGAAACAATGGCTCTACCAATTGATTGCTGGTTATTCTCGCGACCGAGATGCCAATACGCTCCAATATGACCGTCTTTTTCAAGAAGCATTAAAACAAGGTCGACTCAGCTCGCAATCCATGATGTCTACCTTGCTTCATACCTTAACCAAAGAAAATGTGGGCCAACTATCACAAGTAGCCAAAAGACTGGCGGATTTCGGCATGGATCATCAAAACAGCCAACATTTCATTCTCGATCTGGATTCGACCTCTTGTACTACCTATGGACAACAAGAAGAAGCCGAATTTATTTACCATTATGGGGTCAATGGCTATCATCCGTTTGTCGCTTTCGAAGGTTTAACGGGGTTAGCATTAGATGTCCGTCATCGGCATGGAAAATCTTATACCTCGACCCATGCCGAAGACTACCTGGTGGAAATGTTGGATCGTTATCAACAACGTTCAGAGGACCCGCTCTTGTTGGTCCGTGGCGACAGCGGCTTTGCCAAACCGGAAATCTATGAACAATGCGAACAACGAAAGGCGCATTATGTGATCAAACTCAAAAATAATGCGCGTCTGATTGACCAAGCCCAACACCAAGTCCAGTATACGAATGGTACGGATTACACAAAGACAGAACATCAGTACTTTAAGGTCAACTACCAAGCAAACTCGTGGGATCGACCGCGGACCGTCGCTATAAAAGCCACTAGAAAAGGAGGATACCTCCTTTTTTCAGAATTTCAATTTGTCGTGACCGATTTCGCTAACCTTTCCCCCAAAACGATTTTTCAGCTTTATCAAAAACGAGGGAATATGGAAAATTTCATCAAAGAAATGAAAACCGGCTTTTTCGCTGATAAAACGGATAGCCATTCCTTTTTAGCAAACAAGGCCCGTTTGGCCTTGAGCTTTTTGGCTTACAATATCATCCATTTGATGAAACAGATGACATTTCCTCAAGAAAAAAAGGCAACGGTGATTGACACGATACGCTTTCAATTGTTCCATATCGCAGGGAGAGTCACGGAACATGCGCGAAAAATTCAAGTTCACCTCTCCAGTACCCATGTTTATAACAAACTTTTCTGGGAAGTCCTTACGCGAATTCAGCTATTGAAACTTTAA
- a CDS encoding PTS transporter subunit EIIC yields the protein MWGMIESGGWTVFDHMELLFVIGLPIGLAKKAQARAVMESFVIYMIWNTNINYILNTWNFGVDMSNVEDTIGIKEIGGIATLDTNLIGALLVSGLAVYLHNRFFDTALPEWLGIFSGSSFVVMLGFFMDIPLAFLTAWIWPSIQDVISQLQGFMASSGTAGVGIYVFLQRILIPTGLHHFINQPFEFGPAAVEGGLLNYWFEHLSEIAAFNGPIREIFPQGGFMLQNASMFFFPIGIGAAFVATSKPEKRKKTMALVIPTAATAMIAGITEPFEFTFLFLAPQLFAVHAALTSIFAMTIYAFGLAGGFAANIRGITGVLLPMAENHLDAIFIYFASGIVLTFIYYFAFRWAILRFNLKTPGREEDEEVHMYSKKEYKAKKAEEKGATSSEEGLNDIGKKALGFLNALGGTDNIADINNCTTRLRISVKDPDQLENDAFFKNYGAYGVVRNGKAIQVIVGMEVPKVREEFERIVNDNVS from the coding sequence ATTTGGGGTATGATCGAATCAGGTGGTTGGACAGTATTCGATCATATGGAATTACTGTTTGTAATTGGTTTGCCTATTGGGCTAGCAAAAAAAGCGCAAGCACGAGCAGTTATGGAATCTTTTGTTATTTATATGATTTGGAATACAAATATTAATTATATTTTAAACACATGGAATTTCGGCGTAGATATGAGTAATGTAGAAGATACTATTGGTATTAAAGAAATCGGAGGAATTGCAACATTAGATACAAACTTAATTGGTGCGTTATTGGTTTCTGGTTTAGCAGTTTATCTACACAATCGATTTTTTGATACAGCTTTACCTGAATGGTTAGGAATATTCTCTGGTTCTTCTTTTGTAGTCATGTTAGGATTTTTTATGGACATCCCTCTAGCATTTTTAACAGCGTGGATTTGGCCATCGATTCAGGATGTTATTTCTCAGTTACAAGGTTTTATGGCATCCAGCGGAACGGCGGGCGTGGGAATTTATGTTTTCCTACAAAGAATTTTAATTCCAACAGGGTTACATCACTTTATTAATCAGCCCTTCGAATTTGGACCAGCAGCTGTTGAAGGAGGACTACTTAATTATTGGTTTGAACACCTTTCAGAAATTGCTGCTTTCAATGGTCCAATAAGAGAGATCTTTCCTCAAGGTGGATTTATGCTACAAAATGCATCTATGTTTTTCTTTCCAATAGGTATTGGGGCAGCTTTTGTTGCTACTTCAAAACCTGAAAAACGGAAAAAGACAATGGCATTAGTTATACCAACCGCTGCTACAGCAATGATTGCGGGGATTACTGAACCTTTTGAATTTACCTTTTTATTTTTAGCACCGCAATTATTTGCTGTTCATGCAGCATTAACATCTATCTTTGCGATGACAATCTATGCGTTTGGCCTAGCAGGGGGCTTTGCAGCAAATATTAGAGGTATCACAGGCGTTCTTTTACCAATGGCTGAAAATCATTTAGATGCTATTTTTATTTACTTTGCTAGTGGTATTGTACTCACTTTTATTTACTATTTTGCTTTCCGCTGGGCAATTTTAAGATTCAATTTAAAAACGCCTGGACGTGAAGAAGACGAAGAAGTACACATGTATAGTAAGAAAGAATATAAAGCTAAAAAAGCAGAAGAAAAAGGGGCTACATCTAGTGAAGAAGGACTAAATGATATTGGCAAAAAAGCGTTAGGTTTTTTAAATGCTTTGGGTGGAACTGATAATATTGCTGATATTAATAACTGTACGACTCGTTTGCGAATTTCTGTAAAAGATCCAGATCAGTTGGAAAATGATGCTTTTTTCAAAAATTATGGTGCTTATGGCGTAGTTCGTAATGGGAAAGCCATTCAGGTTATTGTTGGAATGGAGGTTCCAAAAGTGAGAGAAGAGTTTGAAAGAATAGTAAACGATAACGTTAGTTAA
- a CDS encoding glycoside hydrolase family 32 protein yields MFYTTEKANEFIRENKETIEKKYYPEYHFAPPIGWTNDPNGVVIFNNELHLFYQHYPYKAVHGAMHWGHAKSKDGLHWQDLPVALAPDQDYDKGGVFSGSAIEKDGKLYVMYTGHLPDETDETKTRQNQNIAISEDGVTFKKYEGNPVLTEDDIPATTSVVDFRDPKIFEKDGIYYSVIGSKTLDNKGQVILYRSEDLLNWEYVSIIFPYNPYLGTMVECPDLLLFNDKAAFILSAMDYIDEKGKVHSHISWLIEGEMDWENFEFHQKSIKEMDKGTDFYAPQTVKLAEGRYLAIAWMQNWQANRPTYELGHNWFGQMTLPRLITVEGGQLQQNIPLKILDLIKTKEKKLENGKISTENRNYIAFKIAANNTAPFDLFFTNEEGEFLQFSYSSEKQGLFFSRKNTTYQIRGEDGSSMEESNMVTIDTKEALSVQIFLDRSSIEIFINENESITSTFYIQSLFSSLHLKTQTDHLFEALALGNIE; encoded by the coding sequence ATGTTTTATACAACTGAAAAAGCTAATGAGTTTATTAGAGAGAATAAGGAAACTATCGAGAAGAAATATTATCCAGAATATCACTTTGCTCCTCCAATTGGATGGACAAATGATCCAAATGGTGTAGTTATATTTAATAATGAACTTCATTTATTTTATCAACATTACCCTTACAAAGCGGTGCATGGGGCTATGCACTGGGGGCACGCAAAAAGTAAGGATGGTTTACACTGGCAAGATTTGCCAGTAGCACTTGCCCCCGATCAAGACTATGATAAGGGTGGCGTTTTTTCTGGAAGTGCTATTGAAAAAGATGGGAAACTATATGTGATGTACACAGGACACTTGCCAGATGAAACAGATGAAACTAAAACGCGTCAAAATCAAAATATCGCTATTTCAGAAGATGGCGTGACCTTTAAAAAATATGAAGGAAACCCTGTACTAACGGAAGATGATATTCCTGCAACTACTTCGGTTGTTGATTTTCGAGATCCAAAAATTTTCGAAAAAGATGGAATATATTATTCTGTAATCGGTTCTAAAACATTAGACAATAAGGGGCAAGTCATATTATATCGTTCGGAAGATTTATTGAATTGGGAATATGTTTCAATTATTTTTCCGTATAATCCTTATTTAGGTACGATGGTAGAATGTCCAGACTTATTATTGTTTAATGATAAAGCTGCTTTTATTTTAAGTGCTATGGATTATATTGATGAAAAAGGAAAAGTACATTCTCATATTTCTTGGTTAATTGAAGGTGAGATGGACTGGGAAAACTTTGAATTTCACCAAAAATCTATAAAAGAGATGGATAAGGGTACGGATTTTTACGCTCCTCAAACAGTAAAATTAGCAGAGGGACGTTATTTAGCTATTGCATGGATGCAGAACTGGCAAGCAAACCGGCCAACTTACGAATTAGGTCATAACTGGTTTGGTCAAATGACTCTGCCACGTTTAATTACCGTTGAAGGCGGTCAATTACAGCAAAATATTCCTTTAAAGATTCTTGATTTAATTAAAACAAAAGAAAAGAAACTAGAAAATGGAAAGATTTCAACAGAAAATAGAAATTATATTGCTTTTAAAATAGCAGCAAATAATACAGCGCCTTTTGATTTGTTCTTTACAAATGAAGAGGGAGAATTCTTACAGTTCAGCTATTCTTCAGAAAAACAGGGACTGTTTTTCTCTCGTAAAAATACTACTTACCAAATAAGAGGGGAAGATGGTAGTTCTATGGAGGAATCCAATATGGTAACTATAGATACAAAAGAAGCATTGTCTGTACAAATTTTTCTTGATCGTTCTTCCATTGAAATATTTATAAATGAAAATGAGTCAATCACAAGTACTTTTTATATTCAAAGCCTATTTTCCTCATTACATTTAAAAACTCAAACAGATCATTTATTTGAAGCTTTAGCACTGGGAAACATAGAATAA
- a CDS encoding 2-hydroxycarboxylate transporter family protein: MANDEKKKGLKLYGAPWYVTIVACILILSAMFSGALGTDMPSTFALMLAIGIPLNEIGKRLPIWNKYIGGGILLAFIGTSVIGTYNLIPSTYVSSIDNFTSEINFLSFYIVVLITGSVLSLERKILMKSFSGYFPAILGGLVGAILLAMVGGLFFGITPGEAITHYTLPIMGGGNGGGAIPLSEVYAGITGEGSEVYYSFAIIILTVGNIFAIFAAALLNKLGDAFPKLTGDGKTIIRGAEENDLADEDYTPTLGDVASGLLIALGAYSVGLLFSNVLLPEIFGFPIHELAYMVIFVVILCALGVVPLNVRMGAKRLQSFFTKHLTLLIMVGVGVDLDLNELLAAVTLPNIVVALFIIVGAVLGSGAVGYLVGFYPIDTAVTAGLCMANRGGSGDLAVLGAANRMGLMAYAQLSSRLGGAIILVIASVLFSILL; this comes from the coding sequence ATGGCTAACGATGAGAAAAAGAAAGGGTTGAAATTATACGGCGCTCCATGGTACGTAACGATTGTTGCCTGTATACTTATCCTTTCAGCGATGTTTTCAGGTGCTTTAGGAACCGATATGCCAAGTACTTTTGCTCTTATGCTAGCAATCGGGATTCCTTTAAATGAAATTGGTAAACGCCTACCTATTTGGAATAAGTATATCGGCGGCGGAATTCTGTTAGCATTTATTGGTACATCAGTTATCGGAACTTATAATTTAATCCCATCAACTTATGTATCTTCTATTGATAATTTTACGAGTGAAATTAACTTTCTATCATTTTATATTGTTGTATTAATTACTGGATCGGTATTATCTTTAGAAAGAAAGATATTAATGAAAAGTTTTTCCGGTTATTTCCCGGCTATACTTGGTGGTTTAGTAGGAGCTATCTTGCTTGCGATGGTCGGCGGGTTATTCTTTGGTATTACACCTGGCGAAGCCATTACCCACTATACACTACCAATTATGGGTGGCGGTAACGGTGGCGGTGCTATCCCGCTATCTGAAGTTTATGCTGGTATTACTGGTGAAGGAAGCGAAGTTTACTACAGTTTTGCTATTATTATCTTAACTGTTGGAAATATTTTTGCGATTTTTGCTGCTGCTTTACTAAACAAACTTGGAGATGCTTTCCCTAAACTAACAGGTGACGGAAAGACAATCATTCGCGGAGCTGAAGAAAATGATCTTGCAGATGAAGATTACACTCCAACACTTGGAGATGTTGCATCCGGTCTTTTAATTGCTCTTGGAGCTTATTCAGTGGGCCTATTATTCAGTAATGTATTATTACCTGAAATTTTTGGTTTCCCAATTCACGAATTAGCTTACATGGTTATCTTTGTAGTTATCCTTTGTGCATTAGGGGTTGTTCCGCTTAATGTTCGTATGGGAGCTAAACGTTTGCAATCATTCTTTACAAAACACTTAACACTACTAATCATGGTTGGTGTTGGTGTCGATCTTGACCTAAACGAATTGCTTGCAGCTGTTACACTTCCAAATATCGTTGTGGCTTTATTTATTATCGTCGGTGCAGTACTTGGATCAGGTGCTGTTGGTTACCTAGTAGGGTTTTACCCAATCGATACAGCTGTTACAGCTGGACTATGTATGGCAAATCGTGGCGGTTCAGGAGACTTAGCCGTATTAGGTGCTGCTAACCGCATGGGATTAATGGCTTACGCTCAATTATCTAGTCGTTTAGGCGGAGCTATTATCTTAGTTATTGCAAGTGTGTTGTTCTCAATACTGTTGTGA
- a CDS encoding oxaloacetate decarboxylase subunit alpha, whose product MSENKKIKLMETVLRDAHQSLMATRMSTEDMLPIVEKLDKVGYEALECWGGATYDAAIRYLNEDPWQRLREIRKRAKNTKLQMLLRGQNLLGYRNYADDVVESFVAKAAEAGIDVFRIFDALNDVRNLETSLKAVQKANKHAQLVLCYTISPVHTVDYYRDLAKELVDMGADSLCVKDMAGIMTPEVAKELVSELKKVVDVPVEIHTHSTSGTSEMTYLESVKAGADIIDTAISPFAGGTSQPASETLAYALKEYGYELDVDMDLMEEIADYFKPIKQKYVDEGVFDYKMMDVEPNALFYQVPGGMLSNLYSQLKQANATDKYEDVLKEVPAVRKDLGYPPLVTPMSQMVGTQAVFNVLAKERYKMVPNEIKNYIRGEYGKSPAPVDKTVQENIIGDEEVITERPADRLQPEMESLAAELGDLAKTEEDVLTYALFPQIGLTYLKNKYAPKSENNDDGITKIKVTQV is encoded by the coding sequence ATGAGCGAAAATAAAAAAATCAAGTTAATGGAAACTGTCTTAAGAGACGCTCATCAAAGTTTAATGGCTACTAGAATGTCGACAGAAGACATGCTTCCAATTGTTGAAAAATTGGATAAAGTGGGCTATGAAGCATTAGAATGTTGGGGTGGAGCGACTTATGACGCAGCTATCCGTTACTTAAATGAAGACCCTTGGCAAAGATTGCGAGAAATTCGTAAACGAGCAAAAAATACTAAACTACAAATGTTGTTGCGGGGACAAAACTTATTAGGTTATCGTAACTACGCTGATGATGTAGTAGAAAGTTTTGTTGCTAAAGCTGCTGAAGCTGGAATCGATGTTTTCCGAATTTTTGACGCTTTAAATGATGTAAGAAATTTAGAAACTTCGCTTAAAGCTGTCCAAAAGGCTAATAAACATGCTCAACTTGTTCTTTGCTATACAATTAGCCCTGTTCATACTGTGGATTATTATCGTGATCTAGCAAAAGAATTAGTAGACATGGGCGCTGATTCACTTTGTGTAAAAGATATGGCAGGGATTATGACTCCTGAAGTTGCCAAAGAATTAGTTAGTGAATTGAAGAAAGTCGTTGATGTTCCTGTAGAAATTCATACTCATTCAACGAGTGGCACTTCGGAAATGACATATCTAGAATCTGTAAAAGCAGGTGCTGATATCATTGATACAGCCATTTCTCCTTTTGCAGGCGGAACAAGCCAACCAGCTTCTGAAACGTTAGCTTATGCTTTAAAAGAGTATGGCTATGAATTAGATGTTGATATGGATCTAATGGAAGAAATTGCTGATTACTTCAAACCGATCAAACAAAAATACGTCGATGAAGGTGTTTTTGATTACAAAATGATGGATGTAGAGCCAAATGCTTTATTCTATCAAGTGCCGGGTGGTATGTTATCTAATCTTTATTCTCAACTTAAACAAGCGAATGCTACAGATAAATATGAAGATGTTCTTAAAGAAGTACCTGCAGTCCGCAAAGACTTAGGTTATCCACCGTTAGTAACACCGATGAGCCAAATGGTAGGAACACAAGCTGTCTTTAATGTATTGGCAAAAGAACGTTACAAGATGGTTCCTAATGAAATTAAAAACTATATTCGCGGAGAATATGGAAAGTCTCCAGCTCCAGTGGATAAAACTGTGCAAGAAAATATCATTGGTGACGAAGAAGTTATTACAGAACGTCCAGCTGATCGCTTACAACCAGAAATGGAATCATTGGCAGCTGAATTAGGTGATTTAGCCAAAACAGAAGAAGATGTATTGACTTATGCATTGTTCCCACAAATTGGACTAACTTATCTAAAAAATAAATATGCACCAAAATCAGAAAATAATGATGATGGCATTACTAAAATTAAAGTTACACAGGTATAA
- a CDS encoding OadG family protein: MSNFTILDGLVLMVAAMLTVFIVLLGLWGILIIVKNLVERQNSQQAAPTNNNQAEVTVNEGKPEPSEGKTEDGSIPPEKVALIMSLLVDKSKRNK; this comes from the coding sequence ATGTCAAACTTTACAATCCTAGACGGTCTCGTACTAATGGTAGCCGCTATGCTTACTGTGTTTATTGTATTGTTAGGTTTATGGGGAATTTTGATCATTGTAAAAAATTTGGTTGAAAGACAAAATAGTCAGCAAGCAGCTCCAACTAATAATAATCAAGCAGAAGTAACTGTAAATGAGGGGAAACCGGAACCTTCAGAAGGAAAAACAGAAGATGGTTCGATTCCACCTGAAAAAGTAGCTCTTATTATGAGTCTGTTAGTTGATAAAAGTAAAAGAAATAAATAA
- a CDS encoding biotin/lipoyl-containing protein: protein MNKYEVEIDGKLYRVTIEEISENERTEPKNNNNNENNAQQQQASPSTEQAQPAPAPSSGSGQNVTAPMPGNIFKVLAQPGQSVKEGETVVVLEAMKMENEIVAPADGTISAVHVKEGQSVEADDVLFEL from the coding sequence GTGAATAAATATGAAGTAGAAATCGACGGTAAATTATACCGCGTTACGATCGAAGAAATTAGTGAAAATGAAAGAACAGAACCAAAAAACAATAATAATAATGAAAATAATGCGCAACAACAACAAGCAAGCCCTTCGACTGAACAAGCACAACCAGCGCCTGCTCCATCTTCTGGAAGTGGCCAAAACGTCACAGCTCCAATGCCAGGCAATATCTTTAAAGTATTAGCTCAACCAGGGCAATCAGTTAAAGAAGGAGAAACAGTGGTTGTCTTAGAAGCAATGAAAATGGAAAATGAAATTGTAGCTCCTGCAGATGGCACTATTTCCGCTGTACATGTAAAAGAAGGACAATCAGTGGAAGCTGACGACGTATTATTTGAATTATAA
- a CDS encoding sodium ion-translocating decarboxylase subunit beta has protein sequence MFDVVNELVQNSGILSMTYKELIMIIVSLIFLYLAVRKGYEPYLLIPIAFGILLVNLPLGGVMDAPSNGESGGLLYYLYQGVDLGIYPPLIFLCLGASTDFGPLLANPKTLLLGAAAQFGIFSAFFLAIVAGMSPEEAASIGIIGGADGPTAIYLTSQLADHILPAIALAAYSYMALVPIIQPPLMRLLTTEKERKVKMEQLRTVSKKEKILFPIVTTLFVTLIIPSATTLVGMLMLGNLIRESGQVPKLSETLQNSFMYIVTILLGVSVGAKATGETFLTLNTLIITVLGLIAFAVGTASGLLLGKLMYKMTNGQINPLIGAAGVSAVPMAARVVQKEGIKYNPSNYLLMHAMSPNVAGVVGSAVTAGVLLSFFG, from the coding sequence ATGTTTGATGTCGTAAACGAATTGGTTCAAAACTCAGGAATACTAAGTATGACTTATAAGGAATTGATTATGATTATCGTTTCGCTTATTTTCTTGTACTTAGCTGTTCGAAAAGGGTATGAACCATACTTATTAATACCGATCGCTTTTGGAATATTGTTGGTAAATCTACCATTAGGCGGCGTAATGGATGCACCATCAAATGGCGAATCGGGAGGACTTTTGTATTACCTCTATCAAGGGGTTGACTTAGGGATATACCCTCCTTTGATCTTTTTATGTTTGGGAGCTTCAACGGATTTCGGTCCACTTTTGGCTAACCCTAAAACATTACTATTAGGAGCCGCAGCACAGTTTGGTATTTTTAGTGCTTTCTTTTTAGCCATTGTTGCAGGCATGTCACCAGAAGAAGCGGCTTCTATTGGTATTATTGGTGGGGCAGATGGTCCAACAGCGATCTATTTAACAAGTCAGTTAGCTGACCATATCTTACCTGCGATCGCTTTGGCGGCTTATTCATATATGGCTTTAGTGCCAATTATCCAACCACCTCTTATGCGATTACTTACTACTGAAAAAGAACGTAAAGTGAAAATGGAACAATTGCGTACGGTATCTAAAAAGGAAAAGATTTTATTTCCTATTGTAACTACGCTTTTTGTTACTTTAATTATTCCATCAGCAACGACTTTGGTAGGAATGCTAATGTTAGGAAACCTTATACGTGAAAGTGGACAAGTACCTAAATTATCTGAAACATTGCAGAACTCATTTATGTATATTGTGACTATTCTTTTAGGTGTTTCTGTCGGTGCAAAAGCAACGGGTGAAACTTTCTTAACGTTGAATACACTTATTATCACAGTGTTAGGTCTTATCGCTTTTGCTGTAGGAACTGCTTCTGGTTTGTTATTAGGTAAATTGATGTACAAGATGACAAATGGACAAATTAATCCTCTAATTGGGGCAGCGGGGGTTTCTGCCGTACCAATGGCAGCTCGTGTTGTTCAAAAGGAAGGTATTAAATACAATCCAAGTAATTATCTTCTGATGCATGCGATGAGCCCTAACGTTGCTGGGGTTGTCGGATCAGCTGTTACTGCGGGTGTATTGTTATCCTTCTTTGGATAA
- a CDS encoding MurR/RpiR family transcriptional regulator yields the protein MTRFAKKLGYEGFSEFKKDYFLMQLEENEMELDLLAKKEKQPLMISELQTVSEELTNFVRQFDTKHLEEVSHKIQKSQRIYLFSTLIPGNLSMILQTILLNCGKEAVYPVDNRKQHEIIPYLKANDLAIIISLEGSLVMQKDLTLSIINSKADNLLITQNPHMKLSSLFETVISLGEHDLERTGKYKLLAFIELLGNQYMIENKKNH from the coding sequence GTGACTCGTTTTGCCAAAAAATTAGGGTATGAAGGTTTTAGTGAGTTTAAAAAAGATTACTTTTTGATGCAATTAGAGGAAAATGAAATGGAGCTTGATCTACTCGCTAAAAAAGAAAAACAACCATTAATGATAAGTGAGTTGCAAACCGTTAGTGAGGAGCTAACAAATTTTGTTCGCCAATTTGACACAAAACACTTAGAAGAAGTCAGCCATAAGATTCAAAAAAGCCAACGTATTTATTTATTCTCAACCCTAATTCCAGGAAATTTATCTATGATTTTACAAACTATCCTTTTGAATTGTGGCAAAGAAGCTGTCTACCCTGTAGATAACAGAAAACAGCATGAAATCATTCCCTATTTAAAAGCCAACGACCTAGCGATTATCATTTCACTGGAAGGTTCCTTGGTTATGCAAAAGGATCTAACATTATCTATCATTAATTCAAAAGCAGATAACCTATTAATTACCCAAAATCCGCATATGAAGCTATCTTCTTTATTTGAGACAGTGATATCTTTAGGAGAACATGATCTGGAACGTACAGGAAAATATAAGTTGCTAGCTTTTATAGAATTATTAGGAAACCAATATATGATAGAAAATAAGAAGAACCATTAA